One part of the Streptomyces nigra genome encodes these proteins:
- a CDS encoding TetR/AcrR family transcriptional regulator — MARVGLTPDRLVRAGAELADEIGFDQVTASELARRFGVKVASLYSHVRNTQDLRTRIALFALEEMADRAADAVAGRAGKDALVAFANVYRDYEREHPGRAAAARMPLDPETAAASAGPRHAQMTRAILRGYDLTEPDATHAVRLLGSVFHGYSSLESAGGFRHSAPDSEETWNRILDALDSLLRNWPTEPTS; from the coding sequence GTGGCACGCGTAGGACTCACTCCGGACCGGCTGGTCCGCGCCGGCGCCGAGCTGGCCGACGAGATCGGCTTCGACCAGGTCACCGCGTCGGAACTGGCGCGGCGCTTCGGTGTCAAGGTGGCGAGCCTGTACTCGCATGTGCGGAACACCCAGGACCTGCGGACCCGGATCGCCCTGTTCGCGCTGGAGGAGATGGCCGACCGGGCCGCCGACGCCGTCGCCGGACGCGCCGGCAAGGACGCCCTCGTCGCCTTCGCCAACGTCTACCGCGACTACGAGCGCGAGCACCCCGGCCGGGCCGCCGCCGCCCGGATGCCGCTGGACCCCGAGACGGCCGCCGCGAGCGCGGGCCCCCGGCACGCCCAGATGACCCGGGCCATCCTGCGCGGCTACGACCTGACCGAACCGGACGCGACACACGCCGTCCGGCTGCTCGGAAGCGTCTTCCACGGGTACTCCAGCCTGGAGTCGGCGGGCGGCTTCCGGCACAGCGCGCCCGACTCCGAGGAGACCTGGAACCGGATCCTGGACGCCCTGGACTCCTTGCTGCGCAACTGGCCCACCGAGCCCACCTCCTGA
- a CDS encoding GDSL-type esterase/lipase family protein, translated as MTTEHDWITTTVTADLLRGALDTERTEQGLLPHRLPARARAQNTDGQLAMAESHPSGVRLVFRTRATRVELDALRTRRSYVGVPERPAGVYDLLVDGRLAAQGSVDGGNVVVVDMTTGTDEHRPGPAGTVRFDPLPEGDKDVEIWLPHNETTELIALRTDAPVEPARDPGRKVWLHHGSSISHGSDAASPTGIWPATAAALGDVELVNLGLAGSALLDPFTARALRDTPADFISLKIGINLVNLDLMRSRAFGPAVHGFLDTVREGHPTTPLLVVSPILCPIHEDTPGPCAPDVEGLREGRLRFVAMGDPAERASGKLTLNVIRDELSRIVRERAADDPHLHHLDGRELYGEADFAELPLPDDLHPDATTHRRIGERFAKLAFGDGGPFAREL; from the coding sequence ATGACCACCGAGCACGACTGGATCACCACCACCGTCACCGCGGACCTGCTGCGCGGCGCCCTCGACACCGAGCGGACCGAGCAGGGGCTGCTGCCGCACCGGCTGCCCGCCCGGGCCCGGGCGCAGAACACCGACGGGCAGCTGGCCATGGCCGAGTCGCATCCGTCCGGCGTACGGCTCGTCTTCCGCACCCGGGCCACCCGGGTCGAACTCGACGCCCTGCGCACCCGGCGCAGCTACGTCGGCGTGCCCGAGCGGCCCGCCGGCGTGTACGACCTGCTCGTCGACGGCCGCCTGGCCGCACAGGGCAGCGTCGACGGCGGCAACGTCGTGGTCGTCGACATGACCACGGGCACCGACGAGCACCGGCCGGGACCGGCCGGAACCGTCCGCTTCGACCCGCTGCCCGAGGGCGACAAGGACGTCGAGATCTGGCTCCCGCACAACGAGACCACCGAGCTGATCGCCCTGCGCACCGACGCCCCCGTCGAGCCCGCGCGTGACCCCGGCCGCAAGGTGTGGCTGCACCACGGCAGTTCCATCAGCCACGGCTCGGACGCCGCGAGCCCCACCGGTATCTGGCCCGCCACCGCCGCCGCCCTCGGCGATGTGGAGCTGGTCAATCTGGGGCTGGCCGGGAGCGCCCTGCTCGACCCGTTCACCGCCCGCGCCCTGCGCGACACCCCGGCCGACTTCATCAGCCTCAAGATCGGCATCAACCTGGTCAACCTCGACCTGATGCGCTCGCGTGCCTTCGGGCCCGCGGTGCACGGCTTCCTCGACACCGTGCGCGAAGGGCACCCGACGACACCGCTGCTGGTCGTCTCGCCCATCCTGTGCCCGATCCACGAGGACACCCCCGGGCCCTGCGCCCCGGACGTCGAGGGGCTCCGCGAGGGCCGGCTGCGGTTCGTGGCGATGGGCGACCCGGCGGAACGCGCGTCCGGCAAGCTGACGCTGAACGTCATCCGGGACGAGCTGTCCCGGATCGTGCGGGAGCGGGCCGCCGACGACCCGCACCTGCACCACCTCGACGGCCGCGAGCTGTACGGCGAGGCCGACTTCGCCGAGCTGCCCCTGCCCGACGATCTGCACCCCGACGCGACGACCCACCGCCGTATCGGCGAGCGGTTCGCCAAGCTGGCCTTCGGCGACGGAGGGCCGTTCGCGCGGGAGCTGTGA
- a CDS encoding amidase, whose protein sequence is MTSWVGRTAAEIAAAVREKQATPREVVAEHLAGIERLDGRVGAFRVVRREAALAEADEVAARPDLAELPLAGVPVAVKDNLAVRGESLRVGSAATPDTPAGEDHVTVARLRAAGAVVVGLTNVPELCVFGTTEGVHGTARNPWDTSRTAGGSSGGSAAAVAAGLVPLALGNDGMGSLRIPAANCGLVTIKPGTGVVPAGIGDGDWFGMSENGPLATTVEDARLMLSVLAGRASAAPETPDTYRIAVSLRSPIAGVTISKPYASAAREAAALLMKAGHQVRRADPPYPMSLGVTALTHWTAGTSVDAQGLDTGLLTRRTRVHAAVGRRFVGRARTGGDRERLRTRLEPFFAEYDVLLTPALARRSPRSVPWHERGWLRNVLANTNYSPLTPPWNLTGWPAMAVPFGTLPSGAPTAVQLVGRPGSEAALLALAEQVERLRPWRRTAPLD, encoded by the coding sequence GGCCGGGATCGAGCGGCTCGACGGGCGGGTGGGCGCCTTCCGGGTGGTCCGCAGGGAGGCGGCGCTCGCCGAGGCCGACGAGGTGGCCGCCCGGCCCGACCTCGCCGAACTGCCCCTGGCCGGCGTGCCCGTGGCCGTCAAGGACAACCTCGCGGTGCGCGGCGAGTCGCTGCGGGTGGGTTCGGCGGCGACACCCGACACCCCGGCCGGCGAGGACCATGTCACCGTGGCCCGGCTGCGCGCAGCCGGCGCGGTGGTCGTGGGTCTGACGAACGTGCCGGAGCTGTGCGTCTTCGGCACCACCGAGGGCGTGCACGGCACGGCCCGCAACCCCTGGGACACCTCCCGCACGGCGGGCGGTTCGTCGGGCGGCAGCGCGGCCGCGGTCGCGGCGGGCCTGGTGCCGCTCGCCCTCGGCAACGACGGCATGGGGTCCCTGCGCATCCCGGCGGCCAACTGCGGCCTGGTCACCATCAAGCCCGGCACCGGAGTGGTCCCGGCGGGCATCGGCGACGGCGACTGGTTCGGGATGTCGGAGAACGGCCCCCTCGCCACGACCGTCGAGGACGCCCGGCTGATGCTGTCGGTCCTCGCCGGCCGCGCGTCGGCGGCCCCCGAGACGCCGGACACCTACCGGATCGCGGTGTCGCTGCGCAGCCCCATCGCCGGCGTCACGATCAGCAAGCCGTACGCGAGTGCCGCCCGGGAGGCGGCGGCGCTGCTGATGAAGGCCGGCCACCAGGTGCGCCGGGCCGATCCGCCGTACCCGATGTCGCTGGGCGTCACCGCGCTGACGCACTGGACGGCGGGCACCTCCGTGGACGCCCAGGGCCTCGACACCGGGCTCCTGACCCGCCGGACGCGGGTGCACGCGGCCGTGGGCCGGCGCTTCGTCGGCCGGGCCCGCACCGGCGGGGACCGGGAGCGGCTGCGCACCCGGCTGGAGCCGTTCTTCGCCGAGTACGACGTCCTGCTCACCCCGGCCCTCGCCCGCCGCTCCCCGCGGTCCGTGCCGTGGCACGAGCGGGGCTGGCTGCGCAATGTGCTGGCCAACACGAACTACTCGCCGCTGACCCCGCCGTGGAACCTCACGGGCTGGCCGGCGATGGCCGTGCCGTTCGGTACCCTGCCGTCCGGAGCGCCCACCGCGGTGCAGCTGGTGGGGCGCCCCGGCTCCGAGGCGGCGCTGCTGGCGCTCGCGGAGCAGGTGGAGCGGCTGCGCCCGTGGCGCAGGACGGCCCCGCTGGACTGA